The Stomoxys calcitrans chromosome 3, idStoCalc2.1, whole genome shotgun sequence genome includes a region encoding these proteins:
- the LOC106090739 gene encoding clavesin-2 yields MSEYFEISINRAYSNKHYATYFDNDVKDVNRNQAKNHQYLLKKFNEMAASSLNYALKEKSFCNDDSFLYRFLHARKFDCDSAMELLIKYLQYKQNNVQILRDINIFDEHIQLALRDGNPGLLSQRDRRGRKVVTFTAANWNTNKYRLQDIYRALLLTLDKLLEDVQNQALGFVIIVDWTNFTYRQSTHLTPKILKTMIEGLQDCMPIKFKGIHFIAQPWYVELALSVIKPFFKENIKERFYVHGTNLNSLHELVCKDILPSELGGETPNVNNLDWYHSLLDSSQSTEEHATNKPYRIIKDIVYSKPSVKLDDNFKDTNCSNSVKLKS; encoded by the exons ATGTCCGAATATTTTGAAATCTCTATAAATCGAGCGTATAGCAATAAACACTACGCAACATATTTTGACAATGATGTCAAAGACGTTAATCGGAATCAAGCGAAAAATCATCAGTATTTActcaaaaaattcaatgaaatggcTGCTTCGAGTCTTAATTACGCCTTAAAAGAAAAATCATTTTGTAATGATGATAGCTTTCTTTATCGTTTTTTGCATGCGCGCAAATTTGACTGTGACAGTGCAATGGAATTGCTCataaaatatctacaatacaaacaaaataatGTCCAAATACTAAGGGATATTAATATTTTCGATGAACACATTCAGTTAGCCCTAAGGGATGGCAATCCGGGATTGCTGTCGCAACGTGATAGACGTGGGCGAAAGGTTGTGACCTTTACAGCGGCCAATTGGAATACAAATAAATATAGACTGCAGGATATATACCGAGCCCTATTGCTAACACTTGACAAATTATTAGAGGATGTACAGAATCAAGCCTTGGGTTTTGTCATCATAGTAGACTGGACCAACTTTACCTATAGACAATCTACACAtttaacgccgaaaatattgaAAACCATGATTGAGGGCCTACAG GATTGTATGCCAATAAAATTTAAAGGTATTCACTTTATAGCGCAACCATGGTATGTGGAACTAGCACTATCAGTAATCAAACCATTCTTCAAGGAAAACATCAAAGAACGTTTCTATGTGCATGGGACAAACCTGAACTCGCTGCATGAATTAGTGTGCAAAGATATACTGCCTTCGGAGTTGGGTGGTGAAACACCTAATGTTAATAATTTAGATTGGTACCACTCCCTTTTGGATTCCAGCCAGTCCACGGAAGAACATGCCACCAATAAACCTTACCGAATAATAAAAGATATAGTATACTCAAAGCCCTCTGTCAAGTTGGACGATAACTTTAAAGATACAAATTGCTCAAATTCAGTAAAGTTAAAATCATga